The sequence below is a genomic window from Physeter macrocephalus isolate SW-GA chromosome 19, ASM283717v5, whole genome shotgun sequence.
AAGAACACATCTCCAACAGCTAAATCCACCCTGTAATAAAGCTTTACAAAGCACCACTTAGTTCTTGTATTGCTTTCACCATGGTCCTCACTACTGCATTTCACCCTTATCATCTGGGAGGCCTACTCTCAATATGAGTTTATCCACGTGAGACGACTTGGTTGGATATTGGCAAACATCCAGTTAGATGGCTGCGTTTATTTGAAGTGCTGCCTCTACCAAGGTGGGTATTGGGCAAGGCCTGGGTGTTGGGTGCTATAGAAACATAAGGATGTGTGCCCACAAAGATCCCACTTCTGAAACCACAAATAGACGGACATTGTCTGATAAAAGATTTCTGAGtcacagccagtgagtggcaaGAGGCAGTCTGGGAGAGACTGTTTGGATGCCAAAACATTGGCATAGCAGCAACATACCGCATTACCACAGGGTCTCCTGAGAGAGGTGGTCTCTGAGCTGCCCTGCCTCTAAAATAAAGCACTGGTTGCATTTTGAGgatttaaatgaacatttaaactAACAGCATTTTCAcaactttttttctcattatttggtAGTCTGTTCTATTGGTCTATCCTGGATTTAAGTATGTGGCAGCTCCTGATTTAGCACAAAATTATGAATTAATTAAGTTTAATCTACTAATATTTCATGTGGTTTCACAATAAGCAGCATAGCTTGCACTGGTAAATTAAGGCCCCCATCTCAATTACCAttgaggacacagaggaaacAAGGCAAGATGATCAAAAGTTAACTGAGTTGTACAGGCGTGAAGCGCTCCCCCCTAGAGTGGGCTCTCCTTGTGAACTCAGCTTCTCAGAAGCTTTGAGGTGGCGGTAGACTGGAGCTGGACCTTGGAAGGAAGACGTGGCACAACTGGCCAGCACTGGCAGGTAGGAAACTATAGGTATAAAGTCACAGAAGGAGAACCACACTGGTATTTAGGAAGCAAAGTGAGAGGATCAGTAGGCAGAGCCAGGTGGCTCATGTAGAAGGTTAACGGCTAGAAAGAAAGGTTACAGTCACATTACAAAGGAAGAAGGGACTAAACTTTGAGTTCTTACCTgtgtatttaatcttcacagtaactCCATAATGAAGGCTGATGTGTTAACCAGAGAATGCTTGGTGGGAAAAACAGAATCCAGTCTGGGCTGGCTTAAGCcaaagaaggaaattaatcaCAAGATCCCAATTTGGATTGGTACTCACCCAGTGTCAGTCAACTGTAGTCAAGGAGGCAGACTTATACCACACAAATGTGGCTACCAGGGACCCTATGTATATATAAGTGGCTACTgtgttgaacagaaaaaaagttagGAATACATATTGTAATCTCTAGAGCAACTGCTAAAATATAATGCAAAGAAGTATAACTTAAAATCAACAGacaaaatggaattatttaaaaattaaaattagaggGATAAGGAACAGGGGTATAGATAAAATATGATTGGTCATAAGCTGATAATTGTTGAAACTGGGTGATGGATACATGgggattcattatactattctatctttgtaaatgtttaaaattctccataataaaaagttttaaaaatggatgtATTTCATACAGAAACTAAAAGGTCCCTTGGTTTGTCTGTTCCAGTCATTGTATATGCTTCACtagattaaaaacattttgagtTCTTCTTCTGCAATGAAAGCAAAACCACCCAGACCCATTAAGTAGAAAGTTTCAGAGTCAGTGAGCATTACTGTCATCATTGTGGTTGAATAAAAGCCCTGATGCTTGGAATCTTTCCTTGCAATtttgatttagtaggtctggagtgggatCTACGCATCTTATTTTCTACACACAATTCCAGTGACACTGATGCATGTCCACAATTGGGGAGCACAGGAATAACCCATATCCTGTGGATTATCCTGTGCAAGCTGCCCCTTGTCATGCCTATCCTTGGCTTGGGTACTTCCCTGCTGTAGGACCCAAGCAGCATCATGATGTGGCACTTCATGCACAGTCTTAGCTACATCAATGCATCGTGAAGCATCCTGCCATTTATTCTCTTTCTATAATTCCAGCGGAGTCTTTTTCCTGGGCAGTTGATTTATAGTAGTGcctattgccattttaattgctTTAGTTTCAAAACATTAGTATCCTTGTGAGCTTTTTCCCTATGTAACCCACTCAAACTATGCATTGTCTGAAGCCTTTCGCCAGGAATGCTCCCTTTCCCCTTCAccagggccagcttcatgggcatgtgacctgtgcagtcacacagaGCTCCACACTCAGAAGGCCtcacacttggtttaatgctctccTGTTACTGCCTTGAAATTCTTagttttatctttgaacttgcGTTTTGTAGGTAAAGCATGATGAGAAGCATACACATGAGCAGAGGAGATATGTGCAATATGTGTGTCCACTGTTCCTTACCACCTCTTTGATTTACAGCCATTGTGATTCTCGTGAGCACAGAATTCTAGTGGGCCCACCATACATGAGAGTCCATGGAGGTTCAGAGTTAAGTACAAGGCAAGCATGTTATGTCTACAACTGAGAAAGTGGGGACACAAGGGCACCAAAAGGTCATACTTTCTATTTGAACCAGACTTGATTTGAATGCAAAAAGAAGGCAATGGCATTCTAAGAAGCATTAATGACCATGGCACCCAAACATTCCCTTTCTTACTCATGTTACTTTCCTGTATTAGCCAACCACTTACGCTGAAATGATGACACAGAAGGAAAACATAGGGCAGctcaaaatttctctttctttcagtcCTTCCTTAGTCATCGGTAAGTTCAGAATGTTGATAAAATGTGTACATATCAGGAAGTGAAATATCAGTTGAGCTAGTTTTGCGTGTTGTTTCCACTGTTCTGATAAGAGTGaaacatatatgcatacaaaAGTTATAAAGTAATAATTGTGTAATTTTTGGTGATGCTGTACATGAGTTAAATGCTCTATAGCTGCACTAAAAACTGGAATAGCACAATAGAAAGAGGAATGATAAAATTAATGCtaataatttaaagttttaatttttcctagaACAGCATCAAGTAGCAAACAGATAAAACACTGCAACAAGTTGTGAGAGAGACCACAGAAGAAAGGTAAAACaaattagtactttttttttaaacatctttatcggactataattgctttacaatggtgtgttagtttctgctgtataacaaagtgaatcagctatacatatacatatatccccatatctcctccctcatgcatctccctcaaaccctccctagcccacccctctaggtggacacaaagcacagagctgatctccctgtgctatgcggctgcttcccactagctatcgattttacctttggtagtgtatatatgtccatgccactctctcactttgtcccagcttacccttccccctccccgtgtcctcagaaCCATGCTCTAcatttgcgtctttattcctgtcctacccctaggtccttcagaacctttttttttttttttttagaacccatatatatgtattagcatacggtatttgtttttctctttctgacttacctcactctgtaagacagtctctaggtccatccacctcactacaaataactcaatttcgtttctttttatggctgagtaatattccattgtatatatatgccacatcctctttattcattcatctgtcaatggacacttaggttgcttccatgtcctggctattgtaaacagagctgcaatgaacactgtggtacatgactttttgaattatgtttttctcagggtatatgcccagtacgaCCCAGTagtgggtcgtatggtagttctattttgtttttttaaggaacatccatactgttctccatagtggctgtatccatttacattcccaccaacagtgcaagagggttccctattctccacaacctctccagcatttactgtttgtagatgctttgatgatggccattctgactggtgagaggtgatacctcattgtagttttgatttgcatttctctaatgattagtgatgttgagcatcctttcatgtgtttgttggcaatcagtatatcttctttggagaaatgtcaatttaggtcttctgcccatttttgctttgtttttttttttctttgttttttttttttttttgtggtacgcgggcctctcactgttgtggcctctcccgttgcggagcacaggctccggacgcgcaggctcagcggccatggctcacgggtccagccgctccgcggcatgtgggatcctcccggaccggggcacgaacccgtgtctcctgcatcggcaggcagattctcaaccactgcaccaccagggaagccctttctgcccatttttggattggagtGTTtgctttttggatattgagctgcatgagctgcgtgtatattttggagattaatcctttgtcagttgctttatttgcaaatattttctcccattctgagggctgtcttttggtcttgtttgtggtttcctttgctgtgcaaaagcttttacgtttcattaggtcccatttgtttatttttgtttttatttccatttctctaggaggtgggtcaaaaaggatcttactgttgatttatgtcatagagtgttctgcctatgttttcctctaagacttttatagtgtctggccttacatttaggtctttaatccattttgagtttatttttgtgtatggtgctacggagtgttctaacttcattcttttacatgtagctgtcactTCCCAGCataacttattgaagaggctatctttcctccattgtatattcttacctcctttatcaaagataaggtgaccatatgtgcatgggcttatctctgggcttctatcctgttccattgatctatatttctgtttttgggccatctcaagattgcattggctattcggggttttttgtgtttccatacaaactgtgaaagtttttgttctagttctgtgaaaaatgccattggtagtttgatagggattgcattgaatctgtagattgctttggtagtatattcattttcacaatgttgcttcttccaatccaagaacatggtatatctctccattatttgtatcatctttaatttctttcatcactgtcttataaatttctgcatacaggtgttttgtctcccttggtaggtttattcctagggattttattctttttgttgcagtggtaagtgggagtgtttccttaatttctctttcagattcttcatcattattgtataggaatgcaagagatttctgtgcattaattttgtatcctgcaactttaccaaattcattgattagctctagtagttttctggtagcatctttaggattctctatgtatagtatcatgtcatctgcaaacagtgacagctttacttcttcttctccaagttggattccttttatttcttttttttctctgattgctgtggctaaaacttccaagactatgttgaataatagttgtgagtgtgggcacctttgtcttgttcctgatcttagaggaaatggtttcagtttttcaccactgagaacaatgttggctttgggtttgtcatatatggcctttattatgttgaggtaagttccctctatgcctactttctggagggttttttaatcataaatgggtgttgaattttgtcaaaagctttttctgcatctattgagatgacggtttttctccttcaatttgctaatatggtttatcacattgattaatttgtgtatactgaagaatccttgcattcctgtgataaaccccacttgatcatggtgtatgatccttttaatgtactgttggattctgtttgctagtattttgttgaggatttttgcatctatgttcatcagtgatattagcctgtagttttctttcgtcatgacatctttgtctggttttggtaccagggtgatggtagcctcatagaatgagtttgggagtgttcctccctctgctatattttggaagagtttgaaaaggataggtgttagttcttctctaaatgtttgatagaattcacctgtgaagtcatctggtcctgggcttttgtttgctggatgatttttaatcacagtttcagtttcagtgcttgtgactggtctctttatattttccatttcttcctggttcagtctcggaaggttgtgcttttctaagaatttgtccatttcttccaggttgtccattttattggcatagagttgcttgtagtaatctctcatgatcctttgtatttctgcagtgtcagttgttactatctttgctatcatttccttcatttcttcttcatttatttctgatctgatctttatgatttctttccttctgttaactttgggggtttcttgttcttctttctctaactgctttaagtgtagggttaggttgagatttttcttgtttctcgagataggattgtattgctataaacttccctcttagaactgattttgctgcatcccaaaggttttgggttgttgtgttttcattgtcatttgtttctcggtatttttaaattttctctttgatttcttcagtgatctcttggttatttagtagtgtattttttagcctccatgtatttgtattttttacagatttttttcctataattgatatttagtctcatagcattgtggtcagaaaaggtacttgatatgatttcaattttcttaaatttaccaaggcttggtttgtgacccaagatatgatctatcctggagaatgttccatgagcacgtgagaagaaagtgtattctgttgtttttgaatggaatgtcctataaatatcaagtccatcttgtttaatgtgtcatttagtttgtgtttccttatttatattttcattttggattatctgtccattggtgaaagtggggtgttaaagtcccctactgttattgtgttactgtcgatttccccttttttatggctgttagcattttccttatgtattgaggtgctcctatattgggtgcataaatatttacaattgttatatcttcttggattgatccttgatcattatgtagtggccttctttgtctcttgtaatagtctttattttaatgtctattttgtctaatatgagaattgctactccatatTAGTACTTTTAATGGTACCGTTAATCTGAGTTTTGGACAAAAGTCCCCACATTTTCATTCTGCACTGGGTCCTACATATTGGGTAGCCGTTCCTGCTCTTGAGTGCTCTGCTCCTCCTGAGGCAGGTCTCAAACCTTTCCTTGTTGGAACCCCCTTCTGTCTACAGCCCTTTCGGGATTCCACCTGACTGTCATGGATTTGAAGGCCACCATTGTTTCGTGGCTCCTCTGTTGCTTCAATTATGAAATCCAGAGCTGGACCAGGACTTAAGAAATAATTCAGGAGCTCCATGATCTCTAGAGGAAGGACACCTGCCACAGTGGAAGATGACACAACGTCTCAATCCCCTTCTAACCCTGACTTGGGGAAGCACCCAAATGCTGGACTCTCTTATCTGGCACTGCTGATTCTCCCTTTGATGAGTTTTGGCAGCAAAATGCTTCTGGAAGACTAAACCTCAGCTATTATGCTTGACAACTTGGTTCCTCTCTATCCTTTTCTGCTACCCCATGAATTGTTGAGCAGTTGTGAGTAGGCAAAGCAGGTGGAGGCTCTTGTCAACAGTGACTGGTTTCATCAAAACTCTGCATGAAGAGTCCTGGCAAAGCAATGCTtgggaggttttgttttgttttggttttaatggTACAGCAGAATCACCtcttctttttaagaaaagtgaGAAAGATAATTTTGGCAAATGTGCAAATAAATATCACAtcacaaaactggaaacaagaaGCTTTATAGGAAACCGGTGAAGATGAGAAACTATAGGAAACTGAAAATGAGCAAAGCAAGATCTGTTTTTGGTGAAGGatataaagaacataaaaaatgtatattcaaagTTTTGCATGGAACATTATAATCCATCAAATTAAGGTATCAATATTTCTAACAAAAATTAACTGATCTGAGGAAGGGTAATGCAAAAGTTTTCTAATGCAGTGCtgcccaatagaactttctgtgatgatagaAATATTTCATCATCTCTGTGCTAATACAGAATCCACTAGCCACATGAATACGCCCGTTGTGGCTAATataactgaggaactgaatttttaacctGGCTTAAATTTAGCTGCTTTAAAAAGTGGCTACCAATTGAGCAGCATAGTTCTAATGCCTCATAGGTCAAAACCAGTGGTTTCTATGGGGGACTTCTCTAATTACTGCTGAGCAGTAAGGGGTTGGAGTAAGTAGAACGAGAAGAAAGCTCTTTTAACAGATCTACTTAGTCACACAACACCTTACATTCGCCACAGCTTCCAGAATCAGTAGGTGGCACAACCTGCTGTAAGGGGTATGAGGGAAGGATTCTTGGGGAGACCTGAGTATGCCCTTCCAACTCCTGGCTCAAGCCAATGGCAGTAAAAAAGGCCTAGGATTTTGTCACTCAGATGGGGAGAGGACTATGGTTCCACACACAGAATCTGAGGCTTGGGCCACGCCTGGGGCATCTGTGCATGGAAATCGTCTCTGTGGGGCTGGCAGGGAGCTGGAGGTGGGGCGCTCATTTTCGGACAGGGTTTCCAGAGCCAGAGGAGGATTTAGAGGTGGAAGGAGGACCTGCAGGCCCTTTCTGGCCACCTGCAGGCTGAACAGACCCTTTCTTTTTGGGGATTAAGGTCTTGTTCTTGCTCTTGAACACTTTGCTGGGATCCAGCTTGTTCACAAAGGAGTCGGTCTCTTCCGTGAGTAGGTTTGTGTTGTAGGTGATGGGTTTATACATGTTGAACCATTGCTGTAAGGCAGAATTAGGAGAGAGGGTCACAATTCAAAGGAGAAGAGCATGTGTTTATGTTCTTTAGGGGAGATTCAGGGGCAGAGAGCTGGGGAGATGAGGCAGAGTAAAAGACTTCAGGAAAAACTGCCTCTAAAATCTATTAGCACTTTCTTTAGGTAAAAGGGAAGACACACATTGCTTTGTGGGGTCTCATAACCTTTAAACATGAGGACTAAGAATCTGAGTAAATGCGCTTCCTTCTAACCTAGTGTGCACTGAGCCTGGTATGCTAGGTCCCAAATCATCAGGGTACAGTGTCCTTCTAATTGTTCTGCCTCCAAACCAGCCACTGCCCATCAGGTGGACTTGGTAGCATCCTTCCCACAGGGAAGGAGCAGAGGCCAGAGCAGGCCTCTACTGAGGGAAGTTGCCTGCTCTCTTCCCTACAGGCTTTCTGGGCAGCTGAGGGCAAAGGGCatctacatttattttcattgatcaCAACCACCCACTATGTTGCCTGGATGTATATCACTGTCATGTGACATTTGAGGAAAGTGAGGTCCACTCAATGAATACATTCATCGAGTCCCTCATTTTTTGCCACCCAGTCAAAAGTTCTTCTAGACACACCTGGTGTTCTCAAACCAGGCAGTATATCAGCATTACCTGACATCTGTATGTTTAAAATGGTGTCTGGATCTATAATATAAATGAGGCACATCCATACTTTGAAATACTCTATATCATTGAAAAAGACAGCTCTCTATATATTGATAGGGAATGAGCTCCAACATGGAGTTAAGTGAAAAGAAGGTGCAGAACAATGTGAATAGTATATCGCGCACTTGTGGTTTAGAAAAAAGGAACCAAAAGCTGTATACATGCATGCTTTCTATCCAATAAAGTATCTCAGTGAGGGCACAAGAGAAACTAACAGTGGCTGCCTGTGGGGAAGTGGATGGGGAAGCTGGAGAAGCAGTGAATAAGAGACTGATTTTTCACTGTTCCTGTATACATGTACTGCCTATCCAAAATGAATGATCAAACCTAATCTCCTCCCACCACCAACCCCTtttcattagaaataaaaactccccaggtgattctgaggatCAGCCAAGTTTTGGGAACCACTTAACTAGATTAGTATAAAGTGAGGTTATCCACCTAAATTGGAAGCATCTGCCTTGCTTATTGAAAATACAGGCTCCTGGGCTCAACCCCAGATCTCCTGAATCAGACGAGGAAGCTGGGAATCTGCAATTTAAGCATTTCCTCAGAAGTTTCTGATAAGTTCTACAGTTTGAGATGACAGGTGGTCCCCCCTTACCTTGGCCTGTGGGCTAATGCCATAGCTGGTGAAAGCATACTGCCACTGGGGCAGGCCCAGGTGGGTGATAAGCAGGCGATAATAGGCAGTAAAGGTATCTGTGAGAAAATGCCAGTATAATGCTCTGTCCAGGAACCAGATCTCAGTGTCTTGTGCTAATGCTGAAATAGCAGACAAAGGACATAAGGGAAGGGATGGCTtaacacttttttccttttatctataAAGTCAACATCTACTCATGGTTAAAACAAATTTCAATAGTAGAAGGAATGTAAACTATAAGTAAaagttcccttttttcccttccaaCCTCCCAGTTCTTTTCTCCAGTGGCCACTGTTACTggcttctttatattcttttacaaattcttGATCAGTCAGTCGACTGATCTATCTGCTGGGCTTTGGCCATCTGTGCATTCAGGCTATCTAAGCAGCACTCCTTTCTTATGCAGACTcaacactccccctcccccaatagGTACATACTGTGGTCTCAGCCTTCCTGATGGAGAGACACTCTATCTGAATAGTTCTGGCTTTCTCAGGAGGTCTGTCAGGAATTAGAGGTGCTGTGAGAAACCACCATGGAGGAGCCCAGACCagcttcttctcctgggactccTGCCTGTGCGGCTGTGTGATGTGCTGGTTGAGCTGAAGCAGGCACTATTGTACCAGCTCCTGCCTCACGCTTGCTTCTGACCGTCCATTCTTAGTACTCCTAGTTCATCTCCTAGCCCTCTCCTATTTCATCTCCTGTCTCATGGCTGTAACATCTCCCTAAGTGGCCTCCATCCTCCAGTACCTTCCACTTCCATTTCTGCTTGTGGTCACATTTTCATTTGAATCCTGCCATACTTCTGCTAAATAACCTTGACTCCCCACCTACTTCAACGTAACGTCCAAACTCCTTCACCTGGCTTTCAAAACTCTGCATGAAAGGGAATCACAGGGCTTCTGGTGTCATCTCCT
It includes:
- the TPGS2 gene encoding tubulin polyglutamylase complex subunit 2 isoform X1 yields the protein MKNNCVLPEDLKNFYLMTNGFHMTWNVKLDEHTIPLGSMAINSISKLTQLNQSSLYSLPNAPTLADLEDDTQEASENQPEKPHFDSRSVIFELDPCNGNGKVCLVYKRGKPALAQDTEIWFLDRALYWHFLTDTFTAYYRLLITHLGLPQWQYAFTSYGISPQAKQWFNMYKPITYNTNLLTEETDSFVNKLDPSKVFKSKNKTLIPKKKGSVQPAGGQKGPAGPPSTSKSSSGSGNPVRK
- the TPGS2 gene encoding tubulin polyglutamylase complex subunit 2 isoform X2; this translates as MKEAGEKVSDACISKNLSFFLLHDGISFLASENQPEKPHFDSRSVIFELDPCNGNGKVCLVYKRGKPALAQDTEIWFLDRALYWHFLTDTFTAYYRLLITHLGLPQWQYAFTSYGISPQAKQWFNMYKPITYNTNLLTEETDSFVNKLDPSKVFKSKNKTLIPKKKGSVQPAGGQKGPAGPPSTSKSSSGSGNPVRK